The following is a genomic window from Aeromonas sp. FDAARGOS 1405.
GATTTAGCCATCCAGATGTTTACACATCCAAAATGACAAGATAAGGTGACGCTGGCTATTGAATCCTCTTCAAGTGGCTCTCAAATAATTCTCAACTGACCGCCAGTCAGGTTCACCGCGAGGATACAGAGGCCGATGTTTACAGATGCAAGAGATGCAGGAGTCTCAGAGCAGCAGGCCACCGCCGGCCGCAACCTCAGCGCCATACGCAATCTCACAAGGAGCCATCTTATGGCAGTGCCAAGCAATGCAGGGATAGAGATCAAACACTTGAAAACATTGACCGCGCTGGCCGAACAGGGCTCGCTGGCCGGTGCGGCGCTGACCCTCAACCTCACCCAGTCCGCCCTCTCCCACCAGCTCAAAGAGCTGGAGACCCGCCTCAATCTGGAGCTTTACCTGCGCAAAAGCCGTCCGCTGGTGCTGACCACAGCCGGCAGCCAGCTGCTCGCCCTCGCCCGTCAGGTACTGCCCGCTCTGGCCCAGACCGAGAAACAGCTGCAAGCCCTGCAGAGCGGCGATGCGGGCAGGCTGCATCTGGCGCTCGATTGCCACAGCTGCATCCAGTGGCTGCTCCCGCTGTTGCCGGAATTTCGCCGCCAGTGGCCAGGGGTGGATCTGGAGGTGGAGTCGGTGCCGGGTTTTGATGCCATCAATGCCCTGCTCGGCGGTCAGCTCGACCTGCTGCTCACCTCGGACGTGCAGGCCCGCGGCGATCTCCACTTCGAGCCGCTGTTTTCCTTCGATCTGACTCTGGTGATGGCGCCGGATCACCCCCTCTGCTACCAGAGCCGCATCGAGCCGGGCGATCTGGGGGCGGAGGTGCTGCTGGTCTATCCGGTGGAGCGCAGCCGCATGGATATCTTCAGCCGCTTTTTGCAACCCGCCGGGGTGGAGCCCGCCCGCTGCAAGCCGGTGGACAACACCTCGGTGATGCTGCAGATGGCCGCCGCTGGCCTGGGCGTCGCCGCCCTGCCGCGTTGGGCCAGCGACGAGTTTGTCAGACAGGGGATGCTCTGCGCCCGCCCCCTCGGCAGCGGTATTCGCCGCCATATGTACGGCGCGGTGCGGGCCGCCGATCGGGATCAAGCCTGCCTGCAGAGCCTCTTTGCTCGCATCCGGGCTACCATGGCTTGATGATGGCTCAGAGCGTTCCGAAGTAGCTGCGCAGCGCCTCCACCACCCGTCGCACCTTCTCCGGGATCTCCCGCTGCGGCGTGATGGCGTGGATCTCCATCGGTGCCACCCGAAAACCGGGCAGCAGTTCGAGCAGACGCCCCTGCGCCAGATCCTCGCCAATCTCTCCCTCCGGTTGCAGCGAAATCCCCTGCCCCGCCAGCGCAAACTGGCGCAGGGGCAACACGTTGTTGCAGAGCACCTTGGCCTTGAACCTCACCCTGTGCTCGCCCCCCTTCTCGTCAAGCAGCAGCAAACCGTTGCCCAGCATGTCGCCGCAGAGCCAGTCGTGGGTGGCCAGATCGGCGGGCGTGCGCGGCGTAACCTTGCGCGCCAGATAGGCGGGGGCGGCGCAGAGCAGCATCCGGGTCTGCCCCAGTTTGCGGGCCACCAGGGTCGAGTCAGGCAAGGTGCCGACCCGCAGCGCCACATCGATCCGCTCGGCAATCAGATCCCGCTTCTCGTCGTCGGCGATGATCTGGATGGTGAGGCCGGGATGGGCCTGCAACAGCGGCGAGAGGGCCAGAGCCAACGGCTGGCCCGCCATCCCCACCGGGGCGGTGATCCGCACTTCCCCGAGCAGGGCGTCGCGCACCTCCGAGAGGCGCAGCTCGGTCTCGCTCAGAGTCTGCTGCAACGCCCGACACCCTTGCCACACCACCTCTCCCGCCTCGGTCAGACTGAGACGACGGGTGGAGCGATGGAGCAGGGGCAGTCCGAGCAGGCTCTCCAGCTGGCTGATATGCTGACTGACGGCGGAGGGTGTCATGCCAAGGGATTTGGCCGCCCCTGTCATGCTGCCCGCTTCCACCACGGCGGCGAAGATGGCGTAACGTCTGAGCTGTTCCATTATTAAATCCAGCTTATAAGTGAATGCATTTTTGAGGTGATTATTAAATCATAAATGGCGGCGTAGGATAGCCCCATTCCAACAGTGAAGGAGAGTTCCCCATGAAGATTGCCCTGATCGGTGCCAGCGGTTTTGTCGGTTCAGCCATCCTGAACGAGGCCGTCAGCCGCGGCCATCACGTCACCGCCATCGTCCGCGATGTCAGCAAGGTGGCCGCCCATCCGCAGGTCACCGCAGTGGCGGTGGATGCCCAAAACCCGCAGGCATTGGCCGAGGTGATCAAGGGGCACGATCGGGTGATCAGCGCCTACAACCCGGGCTGGACCACACCGGATATCTACGACCAGTACCTCAAGGGTGCCAACGCGATTGTCGCAGCAGCCAAAGCGGCCAACAGCTGGCTGCTGGTAGTAGGTGGCGCCGGCAGTCTGGAGGTCGCCCCCGGCGTACAACTGGTGGATACCCCGGAGTTTCCGGCCGAGTGGAAACAGGGGGCGCTGGCGGCCCGCGACGGTCTCACCGCCCTGCGTCGTGAAACCGCCCTCGACTGGCGCTTTGTCTCTCCTCCGGTGTTCCTGGAGCCGGGTGAGAAGCGCGGCGGCTATCGGATTGGTGGCGATCAGGTGCTCTTTAGTGGCGAACAGCCTGCCGGGATCACCGCCGGTGATCTGGCCGACGGCGTGCTGAACGAGGCGGAAAAACCGGCTCACCTGCGCCAGCGCTTTACCCTGGGTTACTGAGAGCCTGCAACCGGTTAAGGCCAGAATGCGCGGTCACTTGCCTGAGCACCCGGTCAGGTGAACACCCGCTCAAACAGAAGGGAGGCATCCGCCTCCCTTCTGTTTTGGCCATTTTCTGTTTTGTTCATTTTTACCGCGGGCAGCTTGCCTCTGGTTATCACTCTCCTTCCCATCATTTCCCATTCCGCCCTTAATGGCTGCGCAAAAAGCAGCCACCCCATTACACACCGAATTCCATTTCGAATTTTGTATATAACTAAGAATAATTTGTTGTTTCCGTCTTATAACACCGAACAGTAGCATCCCCTTCATTCCAGATGGCGCCACACCGCTGCGCATACCGCCACACTGTCGCGCCATCCCGTTTGCCGCTCATCAGACCTGCCCGCACCAGAGGCAGCAGAAGAGATGGCGCTAGAGATAACGAAAGAGTGAGGAGGTGCACATGGAACATTCACCACTGCCGATCATCGATCTGGCTGCCCTCAACGGGGCACCCGACCTGCGTCGCCCTATGCTGGCCCGGCTGGCCGCGGCCGCCCGCGACGTCGGCTTTTTCTATCTGACAGGGCATGGCCTGAGTGACGCCGAGCAACGAGAGACTCTGGCGCTGGCAGAGCGCTTCTTTGCCCTGCCGGAGCAGGAGAAGCTGGCGGTGCAGATGGTCAACAGCCCCCACTTTCGCGGCTACAACCGGGTCGGTGCCGAGCTGACCCGAGCGCGGCCGGATCTGCGGGAGCAGTTCGATATCATGAATGAGGCGCAAGCCCTGCCTGCGGCCCTGATCCGTGAACCATGGCAGCGGCTGATCGGCCCCAACCAGTGGCCGACCGCCCTGCCAGAGATGAAAGCCCATCTGCTGGCGTGGCAGGATCGGCTGAGCGACATCACCCTCACCCTGCTGGCCGCTTTTGCCGAGGTGCTGGAGCAACCGGCCAACGTGTTTGACGACAGCATCCGCGGCGCCCCCTACCAGCACATGAAACTGATTCATTACCCGGGGCAAGAGGCGGGCGGCAGCAGTCAGGGGGTTGGCGCCCACAAGGATCCCGGCTACCTGACGCTGGTGATGCAGGACAATCATTCGGGGCTTGAGGTCGAGACGGCCGACGGCTGGATCTCCGCGCCCCCCCTGCCGGGAGCGCTGGTGGTCAATATCGGCGAGCTGCTGGAGCTGGCCTCCAACGGCTATCTCAAGGCGACCCTGCATCGGGTGGTGAGCCCGCCGTCCGGCGTATCGCGCCTCTCCTGCGCCTTCTTTATGGCGGCGCGGCTCGATGCCACCGTGCCACTGCTCAGCCTCTCCCCCGCGCTGGCAGCGCAGGCGCAAGGGCCGGAGAGTGACCCGACCAACCCGCTCTTTAATCAGGTGGGGGAGAACGTGCTGAAAGGGCGGCTGCGCTCCCACCCGGATGTGGCGGCCCGCCACTATGGGGAACCCGCTCGCCTACCGCGCACAAAGAGCGAAGCGATACTGGCCTGAACAGCGCAGAGATGCGCAGGCGGGTATATGCATAAGCCACAAGCCGCATGCACATACCCGCGCTGACAAACACAACAAGCAACGAACAACAAAACAAGTCATGGCCAGAGCCTGGCCATCACGGAGCAACACGATGAAATTCAAGACCATGAGCGTACACAGCGGCCAACGGATCGACCCCCAGACCGGCGCCCTCACCACCCCGCTCTACCAGAGCAGCACCTTCAGCTACTTCAACGCTCAAGCGGGCAAGGATCGTTTCGCAGGTCAGGCCCCTGGCTTTATCTACAGCCGCTTTGGCAACCCCACCACTGCCGAGCTGGAGCAGAAGCTGGCGGCGCTGGAAGGGGCTGACGAAGCGCTGGTGGTGGCGAGCGGCATGGCGGCGGTGAGCGCCATCATGTATGCCCTGGCCGACAGCGGCGATGAGGTGGCCTATATCGGCCCGCTCTACGGCGGC
Proteins encoded in this region:
- a CDS encoding LysR substrate-binding domain-containing protein; this translates as MAVPSNAGIEIKHLKTLTALAEQGSLAGAALTLNLTQSALSHQLKELETRLNLELYLRKSRPLVLTTAGSQLLALARQVLPALAQTEKQLQALQSGDAGRLHLALDCHSCIQWLLPLLPEFRRQWPGVDLEVESVPGFDAINALLGGQLDLLLTSDVQARGDLHFEPLFSFDLTLVMAPDHPLCYQSRIEPGDLGAEVLLVYPVERSRMDIFSRFLQPAGVEPARCKPVDNTSVMLQMAAAGLGVAALPRWASDEFVRQGMLCARPLGSGIRRHMYGAVRAADRDQACLQSLFARIRATMA
- a CDS encoding LysR family transcriptional regulator → MEQLRRYAIFAAVVEAGSMTGAAKSLGMTPSAVSQHISQLESLLGLPLLHRSTRRLSLTEAGEVVWQGCRALQQTLSETELRLSEVRDALLGEVRITAPVGMAGQPLALALSPLLQAHPGLTIQIIADDEKRDLIAERIDVALRVGTLPDSTLVARKLGQTRMLLCAAPAYLARKVTPRTPADLATHDWLCGDMLGNGLLLLDEKGGEHRVRFKAKVLCNNVLPLRQFALAGQGISLQPEGEIGEDLAQGRLLELLPGFRVAPMEIHAITPQREIPEKVRRVVEALRSYFGTL
- a CDS encoding NAD(P)-dependent oxidoreductase, coding for MKIALIGASGFVGSAILNEAVSRGHHVTAIVRDVSKVAAHPQVTAVAVDAQNPQALAEVIKGHDRVISAYNPGWTTPDIYDQYLKGANAIVAAAKAANSWLLVVGGAGSLEVAPGVQLVDTPEFPAEWKQGALAARDGLTALRRETALDWRFVSPPVFLEPGEKRGGYRIGGDQVLFSGEQPAGITAGDLADGVLNEAEKPAHLRQRFTLGY
- a CDS encoding isopenicillin N synthase family oxygenase; this translates as MEHSPLPIIDLAALNGAPDLRRPMLARLAAAARDVGFFYLTGHGLSDAEQRETLALAERFFALPEQEKLAVQMVNSPHFRGYNRVGAELTRARPDLREQFDIMNEAQALPAALIREPWQRLIGPNQWPTALPEMKAHLLAWQDRLSDITLTLLAAFAEVLEQPANVFDDSIRGAPYQHMKLIHYPGQEAGGSSQGVGAHKDPGYLTLVMQDNHSGLEVETADGWISAPPLPGALVVNIGELLELASNGYLKATLHRVVSPPSGVSRLSCAFFMAARLDATVPLLSLSPALAAQAQGPESDPTNPLFNQVGENVLKGRLRSHPDVAARHYGEPARLPRTKSEAILA